The Candidatus Krumholzibacteriota bacterium genome has a segment encoding these proteins:
- a CDS encoding DNA polymerase III subunit alpha, with translation MVYVPLHLHSVNTPYRGMMTCEEIVSRAAFFKMPAVALTDRWTTYGHHEFYHLALASGIKPVLGAEIQHTSLTGSDGLFHLTLLARDNVGYSNLTSLVSKHYEKKDGRYVTQEELVLHREGLIALTGCMLGEANQSVLHGNLGREKAAVEKLVKIYGGNNIYLEIMNHNMEKELFVLDKMMLLSKRMNLPMVVTNNDRYLDRDQQQYYSLLGKMNGEDDPKDSDEGISEYYLKKRQDLEPYFYVVEKAIDESGKIAERCDVDLDSSARIDFSGGLDADQSIAEKCERRFLLKFHNENEKKKAGCRIALRQELDCASREGMAGFLLFLSSLMDSCRKSGISLELMGSEVLESCVANILGIVPLDPSEHGLVFESFNSARPGIPPQVELYKPYGTRERFLLILRSFLPGHAITYQVVREETSLMSIAGRLSTLEGLDADLKDELINLLSIEKRNDSLHWLLDNSDRIKTLYNGNSVIRKIIHASFALQGRVHNFNLNSSKIVVFPREADRLVSFMTGPSGDRFALLDSGEIEQVGGWVMIVQKLHFLTAIEMCVRAMNGKNARSAIEEGKREIEKLWREGSLDDERTFELISEGDTTGVYLLESPGIRDLLKKIRPADFNELVNVISLYRPGPLEGRLWQKYLENSDNGEQILLPHRMFSEILKDTRGVLLYREQVREIMRMSAGLTGNEAVFVENALRKREAGVLLSARLRFIRGAIESGIEENDAQRVFDHLLRNIRFTYNRAFSCSQAYITYRTAFLKANHLDEYFTALLNSTSGVHEKQKKYFDYLESIQKIVFSPDINSSSMEFTRSGSGIRAPLNYSNTLDPSELESILADREEKGEYPTFGDFLVRMSQRLPMSSVNGLIDAGLFDFLMKNHTAMKEESLEFYEKHARAGEFFKQRPAHNRTKKERKESQLSFFDEDEND, from the coding sequence TTGGTATATGTACCTCTTCATCTTCACAGCGTAAATACACCCTACCGTGGGATGATGACGTGTGAAGAGATAGTGTCCCGCGCCGCTTTTTTCAAGATGCCGGCAGTCGCGCTGACAGACAGATGGACGACGTACGGGCACCATGAATTCTATCATCTCGCCCTCGCTTCAGGCATAAAACCGGTTCTGGGGGCGGAGATCCAGCATACATCACTTACCGGGTCGGACGGGCTCTTCCATCTTACTCTCCTTGCCCGTGATAATGTGGGATATTCCAACCTGACATCCCTGGTAAGCAAGCATTATGAGAAAAAGGATGGCAGGTACGTGACACAGGAGGAACTTGTCCTCCACAGGGAAGGGCTTATTGCCCTGACCGGGTGCATGCTTGGCGAAGCCAACCAGTCTGTCCTTCATGGAAATCTGGGAAGGGAGAAAGCTGCAGTCGAAAAACTGGTCAAGATCTACGGGGGAAATAATATCTACCTCGAGATCATGAATCACAACATGGAAAAGGAACTGTTCGTCCTCGACAAGATGATGCTTCTGTCCAAAAGAATGAATCTGCCAATGGTGGTGACGAACAACGACAGGTATCTGGACAGGGATCAACAGCAATATTATTCCCTTCTGGGAAAAATGAATGGAGAGGATGATCCGAAAGACTCCGATGAAGGGATATCGGAATACTACCTTAAGAAAAGGCAGGATCTAGAACCATATTTTTACGTTGTCGAGAAGGCCATCGATGAATCTGGGAAGATCGCTGAAAGGTGCGATGTTGATCTTGATTCTTCGGCAAGGATAGATTTTTCCGGGGGTCTTGATGCCGATCAGTCGATCGCGGAAAAATGTGAAAGAAGATTCCTTCTGAAATTCCATAATGAAAATGAAAAAAAGAAGGCGGGATGCAGAATCGCGCTCAGGCAGGAACTCGATTGCGCGTCAAGGGAAGGTATGGCAGGCTTTCTCCTTTTTTTGAGCAGCCTTATGGACAGTTGCAGGAAAAGCGGCATAAGCCTCGAACTGATGGGGAGCGAGGTGCTGGAAAGTTGCGTCGCCAATATTCTTGGTATCGTGCCTCTCGATCCATCAGAACACGGTCTGGTATTCGAATCATTCAATTCGGCAAGACCAGGAATACCCCCGCAGGTAGAACTCTACAAACCTTATGGAACAAGGGAGAGATTCCTTCTTATATTAAGAAGTTTTCTGCCCGGGCACGCGATAACATACCAGGTAGTAAGGGAGGAGACTTCGTTGATGTCGATTGCCGGCAGGCTTTCCACGCTCGAGGGGCTTGACGCTGATCTGAAAGACGAACTGATAAACCTTCTCTCGATTGAAAAACGGAACGATTCACTACACTGGCTATTGGATAATTCCGACAGGATCAAGACGCTGTATAATGGGAACAGCGTTATAAGAAAGATCATCCACGCTTCATTCGCCCTTCAGGGCAGAGTGCATAATTTCAATCTGAACAGCTCGAAAATAGTCGTATTCCCGAGAGAAGCCGACAGATTGGTCTCATTCATGACAGGGCCTTCGGGAGACAGATTCGCCCTGCTCGACAGTGGCGAGATAGAACAGGTAGGCGGCTGGGTAATGATAGTACAGAAGCTGCATTTTCTCACCGCGATAGAGATGTGCGTACGGGCAATGAACGGGAAAAACGCCCGGTCGGCGATTGAAGAAGGGAAAAGGGAAATCGAAAAGCTATGGAGGGAAGGATCGCTTGATGATGAAAGGACTTTTGAGTTGATATCGGAGGGGGATACGACAGGAGTCTATCTTCTTGAAAGTCCGGGGATAAGGGATCTGTTGAAAAAGATAAGGCCTGCCGACTTCAACGAACTGGTAAATGTCATCTCTTTATACAGGCCCGGTCCCCTCGAGGGCAGGCTCTGGCAGAAATATCTCGAGAATTCCGATAACGGGGAGCAGATCCTGTTGCCCCATCGGATGTTCAGTGAGATATTAAAAGACACCAGGGGAGTCCTTCTCTACAGGGAGCAGGTAAGAGAGATAATGAGGATGTCGGCGGGACTGACCGGGAATGAAGCCGTTTTCGTGGAAAACGCCCTGAGAAAGCGCGAAGCCGGAGTCCTGTTAAGTGCCAGGCTCAGGTTTATAAGAGGAGCCATTGAGAGCGGGATCGAGGAAAACGACGCGCAGAGGGTATTCGATCATCTTCTTCGCAACATCAGATTCACCTACAACAGAGCGTTCAGCTGCTCGCAGGCTTACATCACATACAGGACCGCTTTCCTCAAGGCAAATCATCTGGACGAATATTTCACGGCCCTGCTCAACAGCACTTCCGGAGTGCATGAAAAACAGAAAAAGTATTTTGATTACCTCGAAAGCATCCAGAAAATAGTTTTTTCGCCTGATATCAATTCAAGCTCGATGGAGTTCACAAGATCGGGAAGCGGGATAAGGGCACCCCTTAATTATTCCAATACTCTCGATCCTTCCGAGCTTGAATCGATACTTGCCGATCGTGAAGAAAAGGGGGAGTACCCGACATTTGGTGATTTCCTGGTCAGGATGTCACAGAGGCTTCCGATGAGTTCGGTCAACGGTCTGATAGATGCCGGTCTTTTTGATTTTCTGATGAAAAACCATACGGCGATGAAAGAAGAATCTCTCGAGTTCTACGAAAAACACGCCAGGGCGGGAGAGTTCTTCAAACAGAGACCGGCACATAACAGAACAAAAAAAGAGAGGAAGGAAAGCCAGCTTTCTTTTTTCGATGAAGATGAAAATGATTAG
- a CDS encoding SpoIIE family protein phosphatase has protein sequence MVEFDRSTAEKLEKENFRLKAAVEELSILNEISTAINSTMSLDQIIRLVVQKCVKHLVSEQGTVTLLSKNTEENAFHTIERQADRTHDFLPFHLDTQITGWMIVNQKPILSNDLDNDDRFKILDNEKNPIKTLLSVPLLSKGRIIGSLNVFNKRHDLGFTEEDKRLLSIIASQSAQVIENARLYEEEKMLESIREEMKTAFKIQTGLLPKEPPSVPGYDLSGRSIPAKEVGGDYFDFISLCDGRIVACLGDVSGKGMPAALLMSNLQATFRGQDLANQSPCEIMSRSNDLLFRSTDPEKFATFFFGILDPANHKLHYCNAGHNHPFLVNRDNRTRRLELSGLLLGALEGSKYSNATVDIDPGDILLVFSDGISEARNPSENEFGEEILPDLILKHHERSATEIIDRIMKAVYEFADGSSQMDDMTIVAIKRTG, from the coding sequence ATGGTAGAATTCGACAGGAGTACCGCCGAAAAGCTTGAAAAGGAGAACTTTCGCCTTAAAGCTGCAGTCGAGGAACTTTCGATACTTAATGAGATCTCCACGGCTATTAATTCTACCATGTCTCTCGACCAGATAATACGCCTTGTCGTGCAGAAATGCGTCAAGCATCTCGTCTCGGAACAGGGCACCGTTACGCTTCTGAGCAAAAACACCGAGGAAAACGCTTTTCACACGATAGAAAGACAGGCTGACCGGACTCACGATTTTTTGCCGTTTCATCTCGACACGCAGATCACCGGCTGGATGATCGTAAATCAGAAACCGATCCTTTCCAACGATCTTGATAACGATGACCGTTTCAAGATTCTTGACAATGAAAAGAATCCCATAAAGACGCTCCTGAGCGTACCTCTCCTTTCGAAAGGAAGGATAATAGGATCTCTTAACGTCTTCAACAAGAGACATGATCTTGGTTTCACCGAGGAAGATAAACGCCTGCTCAGTATCATCGCGTCGCAGTCGGCCCAGGTGATCGAAAACGCCAGGCTCTACGAGGAAGAGAAGATGCTCGAAAGCATCCGGGAGGAGATGAAGACTGCGTTCAAGATCCAGACGGGGCTCCTTCCCAAGGAACCTCCCTCGGTACCGGGGTATGATCTCTCAGGCAGGAGCATTCCCGCGAAAGAAGTCGGCGGCGACTATTTTGATTTCATCAGCCTGTGCGATGGAAGGATAGTCGCCTGCCTTGGCGACGTCTCTGGAAAAGGCATGCCGGCCGCGCTGTTGATGTCGAATCTTCAGGCCACCTTCCGAGGCCAGGATCTTGCCAACCAGAGCCCATGCGAAATAATGTCCCGCTCTAACGACCTGTTGTTCCGGAGTACCGATCCGGAAAAGTTTGCCACATTCTTTTTCGGTATCCTTGACCCGGCGAACCACAAGTTACATTACTGCAACGCCGGGCATAACCATCCATTCCTCGTCAACAGGGACAACCGGACGAGAAGGCTTGAGTTGAGCGGGCTTCTTCTCGGGGCACTTGAAGGTTCGAAATATTCCAACGCTACGGTTGATATCGATCCTGGAGACATTCTCCTCGTCTTTTCTGACGGGATCTCTGAGGCGAGGAATCCATCCGAGAATGAGTTCGGAGAAGAGATTCTCCCTGACCTGATCCTGAAGCATCATGAAAGATCAGCCACCGAAATAATCGACCGGATCATGAAGGCCGTATACGAATTCGCGGACGGATCCTCACAGATGGATGATATGACGATCGTAGCGATCAAAAGGACCGGATAA
- a CDS encoding acetoacetate--CoA ligase — MGKMMWEPSRERIEKTNLFSFMKKINEQYGHDFSSYDELWEWSIDNITSLWKSLWDHFDIIHSRKYDRILVDGEKMPGAKWFAGAELNFAENLLRYRDDRLAIISSGENGRKEKITYSELYERVARLAFSLRKAGVAPDDRIAGFMPNIPETIIAMLAATSLGATWSSCSPDFGIKGVLDRFGQIEPKILFTADGYSYNGKSFDSLGQIKGIVGQISSIRKVIVIPYASAEPDIGDIAGSILYEDFISKEDGLEIEFEQLPFEHPLYIMYSSGTTGLPKCMVQSAGGILIHHMKELALHTDVKREDRIFYYTTCGWMMWNWLTSSLALGATVILFDGSPFYPGPDALFSLIDDEKITIFGTSAKYLSAVNKSTYKPRNKHSLDSLKAILSTGSPLHVSEFDFVYEDIHPDQCLSSIAGGTDLNGCFAAGNPIGAVYRGEIQCRTLGMNVRAFNSEGISVERQQGELVCLSPFPSMPVYFWNDPSGEKYHNAYFDVYPNIWRHGDFIEITEHNGVIMYGRSDATLNPGGVRIGTAEIYRQVDTIEEIKDSLVIGQEWEDDVRVILFVILNEGFELTAELQSRIKQTIRKNATPRHVPAKIIRIDDIPYTINMKKVEIAVKNIIHGKKVFNQDALRNPESLDLYRDIPELREK; from the coding sequence ATGGGAAAAATGATGTGGGAACCATCGAGAGAAAGAATAGAAAAAACGAATCTTTTTTCGTTCATGAAAAAGATAAATGAACAATACGGTCATGATTTCTCCTCTTACGATGAGCTCTGGGAATGGTCTATCGATAATATTACGTCTCTCTGGAAATCGCTGTGGGATCATTTCGATATAATCCACTCGAGGAAATACGATCGGATCCTCGTGGACGGCGAGAAGATGCCGGGAGCAAAATGGTTCGCCGGCGCTGAGCTTAATTTTGCGGAAAACCTTCTTCGGTACAGGGATGACAGGCTTGCCATCATATCTTCAGGCGAGAACGGAAGGAAAGAAAAGATCACCTACTCTGAACTCTATGAAAGGGTAGCCAGGCTTGCTTTTTCGCTCAGAAAAGCGGGGGTCGCGCCTGACGACAGGATCGCCGGGTTCATGCCTAACATCCCTGAGACGATCATCGCGATGCTGGCAGCCACGAGCCTTGGCGCTACATGGTCATCCTGCTCTCCCGATTTCGGGATAAAGGGAGTGCTTGACAGATTCGGCCAGATCGAACCGAAGATACTGTTTACCGCTGACGGCTATTCGTATAATGGTAAATCGTTTGATTCTCTCGGACAGATAAAGGGGATAGTCGGACAGATCTCGTCAATCAGGAAAGTGATAGTTATTCCCTACGCCTCTGCAGAACCGGATATCGGCGATATCGCGGGCAGCATTCTCTATGAGGATTTCATCTCGAAAGAAGATGGCCTTGAGATCGAATTCGAGCAGCTGCCTTTCGAACACCCCCTTTACATAATGTATTCATCTGGTACGACGGGGCTACCCAAGTGCATGGTCCAGAGCGCCGGAGGGATCCTTATCCACCATATGAAGGAACTCGCTCTCCATACCGATGTAAAACGCGAGGACAGGATATTCTACTATACGACCTGTGGCTGGATGATGTGGAACTGGCTTACCAGTTCTCTCGCCCTCGGCGCGACCGTCATCCTTTTCGACGGTTCTCCCTTCTATCCCGGTCCAGACGCGCTTTTCAGTCTTATCGATGACGAGAAGATCACTATTTTCGGTACGAGCGCCAAGTACCTCTCCGCTGTAAATAAATCAACGTACAAGCCGCGCAATAAACACAGTCTCGATTCACTCAAAGCGATATTATCAACGGGATCTCCGCTTCATGTGAGCGAATTCGATTTTGTCTATGAAGATATCCACCCGGACCAGTGCCTTTCATCTATCGCCGGGGGAACTGATCTGAACGGATGTTTTGCAGCTGGAAATCCGATAGGCGCCGTCTACCGCGGAGAGATACAGTGCAGGACTCTCGGAATGAACGTCAGGGCTTTTAACTCTGAAGGCATTTCTGTGGAAAGGCAGCAGGGTGAGCTCGTCTGCCTCTCCCCCTTTCCCTCGATGCCGGTCTACTTCTGGAACGATCCTTCCGGCGAGAAATATCACAACGCTTATTTCGACGTTTATCCGAACATCTGGAGACATGGCGACTTTATTGAGATAACAGAACACAACGGTGTGATCATGTACGGAAGATCGGACGCTACCCTCAATCCGGGCGGAGTGCGGATCGGCACGGCCGAGATCTACCGCCAGGTGGATACGATAGAGGAGATAAAAGACAGCCTTGTGATAGGACAGGAATGGGAAGATGATGTGCGCGTCATCCTTTTCGTGATCCTTAATGAAGGATTTGAGCTTACCGCGGAACTTCAATCAAGGATAAAGCAGACGATAAGGAAGAACGCCACACCAAGACATGTGCCCGCTAAAATAATCAGGATCGACGATATACCGTACACTATAAACATGAAAAAAGTCGAGATAGCAGTGAAGAATATCATTCATGGCAAAAAAGTGTTCAACCAGGACGCGCTTAGAAACCCGGAATCGCTAGACCTTTACAGGGATATACCGGAGCTCCGGGAAAAGTAG
- a CDS encoding acyl-CoA dehydrogenase family protein, with protein sequence MDYGLTEDQKVLRSSIRDFAESEIAPIAQELDEREEFSLEITAKMAEMGLFGVVVDEKYGGSGMCYGDYIIAVEEIARVDGSQAATVAAGNSLGIGPLYYYGNQQQKEEWLPRLCKGEILASFGLTEPDAGSDAGASKTSAKLENGEWVIDGSKIFITNSSSPISGICVVQAKTGQRSDGKNEMSCILVPNGTPGFEARKMTGKMMWRASDTGELFFEGCRVPEANLLGKRGEGFRQMLETLDNGRLAIAAMGLGGAQGAFELALKYAREREQFGRPIATFQANSFKLADMATQIEAARALLYKACSLKDAGLPFSKQAAMSKLYCSEVMGRIVNEAVQIFGGYGLMREYNIERFYRDYKLLTIGEGTSEIQRLVISRHIGCNDSL encoded by the coding sequence ATCGATTACGGACTCACGGAAGACCAGAAAGTTCTGCGTTCTTCGATAAGGGATTTTGCTGAAAGCGAGATCGCTCCGATAGCCCAGGAGCTTGACGAAAGGGAAGAGTTCTCTCTTGAGATAACTGCCAAGATGGCTGAGATGGGGCTGTTCGGAGTAGTCGTCGATGAGAAATACGGAGGATCGGGGATGTGTTACGGCGATTATATTATCGCCGTGGAGGAGATCGCCAGGGTCGATGGCTCGCAAGCGGCGACCGTAGCAGCTGGAAATTCGCTCGGAATCGGACCTCTCTACTACTACGGGAATCAGCAGCAGAAGGAAGAGTGGCTTCCCCGTCTCTGCAAGGGTGAGATACTTGCTTCTTTCGGCCTGACAGAACCTGACGCCGGATCTGACGCGGGAGCGAGCAAGACATCGGCAAAACTGGAAAACGGCGAATGGGTGATCGACGGCAGCAAGATATTCATCACCAATTCATCCTCGCCGATATCAGGTATCTGCGTCGTCCAGGCGAAGACGGGCCAGCGTTCTGACGGGAAGAACGAGATGTCATGCATTCTCGTTCCGAACGGAACGCCCGGTTTTGAAGCAAGAAAGATGACTGGCAAGATGATGTGGAGAGCTTCCGACACAGGAGAGCTTTTTTTCGAAGGATGCAGGGTCCCCGAAGCGAACCTCCTGGGAAAACGGGGAGAAGGATTCCGGCAGATGCTCGAGACGCTCGATAACGGCAGGCTCGCGATCGCGGCGATGGGACTCGGAGGCGCCCAAGGTGCTTTCGAGCTGGCTTTGAAGTATGCCCGGGAAAGAGAGCAGTTCGGAAGGCCGATCGCCACATTTCAGGCAAATTCATTCAAACTTGCCGATATGGCTACACAGATAGAAGCGGCCAGGGCACTTCTTTACAAGGCCTGTTCGCTGAAGGATGCCGGATTGCCATTCTCGAAACAGGCGGCGATGTCGAAACTGTATTGCTCCGAGGTGATGGGAAGGATCGTCAATGAAGCTGTCCAGATCTTCGGTGGTTACGGTCTGATGAGGGAATACAATATCGAGCGGTTCTACAGGGACTACAAACTCCTCACCATAGGTGAAGGTACATCCGAGATACAACGGCTGGTTATTTCGAGGCATATCGGGTGCAACGACAGCCTATAA
- a CDS encoding thiolase domain-containing protein → MIKFSKQQLKVPALMRPVYLVTAGQSKFGRAIPEKRTEELCVDAITQAADLIGMSPAELKSYIHSCYYGHFADHFGDQLLGEAVIHDRLGLDPLGNIGVKTGGATGGSTLWEAVKAVASGYSDCVLAMGWERMDEVPTDEGNFLISCAADKDWESPLGHIYTGYYAVMAQRYWQIFGKAEDSFRRTLAEISVKHHGYARMNPYAQSPMKITVDDVLKSPVVAYPLRALDCCLMSVGAACAIICDEKTAEEMTKNSPHKPLRIWVAAGSHTLRPADRRDMEIPLLPNETADQYKDLGKRFPGGDRYPGFTGFLGARMAAWYGYRMAGIKDPLEDLDLVELHDAFTISDVQTYEDIGLRPYGEGRDYVESGDCYHTNPKTGKPGRLPSNISGGLIGCMHAVGATGIMQMFEVATHIWERWAEIHGDAKRWKEFGRVKPKDWTDLQVKGAKRGMAISHAGVGSHVTSTILMDPDHLL, encoded by the coding sequence ATGATCAAGTTCAGCAAGCAGCAACTTAAAGTGCCCGCGTTGATGAGGCCGGTCTATCTCGTCACTGCCGGCCAGTCAAAATTTGGCAGGGCGATACCTGAAAAAAGGACGGAGGAACTGTGCGTCGACGCGATCACGCAGGCCGCCGACCTGATCGGGATGTCGCCGGCTGAATTGAAAAGCTATATACATTCATGCTACTACGGCCACTTTGCCGATCATTTCGGTGATCAGCTCCTCGGCGAGGCAGTGATCCACGACAGGCTTGGTCTCGACCCGCTCGGCAACATCGGAGTCAAGACCGGAGGAGCGACAGGAGGATCGACTCTCTGGGAAGCGGTCAAGGCCGTAGCTTCGGGATATTCCGACTGCGTGCTGGCGATGGGATGGGAAAGAATGGACGAAGTCCCGACCGATGAGGGCAATTTCCTCATATCCTGCGCCGCCGACAAGGACTGGGAGTCTCCTCTCGGCCACATATATACTGGATATTACGCCGTGATGGCGCAGAGGTACTGGCAGATATTCGGTAAGGCGGAAGATTCATTCCGCAGGACTCTTGCCGAGATATCGGTAAAACACCATGGATACGCGAGGATGAATCCATATGCCCAGTCACCGATGAAGATAACGGTGGATGACGTTCTGAAATCCCCCGTGGTCGCTTATCCGCTCAGGGCTCTCGATTGCTGCCTGATGAGCGTCGGGGCTGCATGCGCGATAATCTGTGATGAGAAAACAGCTGAAGAGATGACGAAAAACTCTCCTCACAAGCCGCTCAGGATATGGGTCGCCGCCGGATCGCATACTCTCCGGCCGGCCGACAGGCGCGACATGGAGATACCTCTGCTTCCCAACGAAACAGCCGATCAGTACAAAGACCTTGGCAAGAGATTCCCGGGGGGGGACAGGTATCCCGGATTCACCGGATTCCTTGGAGCGAGGATGGCGGCGTGGTACGGATACCGGATGGCCGGGATCAAGGATCCGCTCGAAGACCTTGACCTTGTCGAACTTCACGACGCTTTCACGATCAGCGACGTTCAGACATATGAGGATATCGGGTTGAGGCCATACGGCGAGGGACGCGATTACGTCGAATCGGGCGACTGCTATCACACAAATCCGAAGACTGGAAAACCGGGCAGGCTTCCATCGAACATATCCGGAGGGCTGATAGGCTGTATGCACGCTGTCGGAGCGACGGGAATAATGCAGATGTTCGAGGTAGCGACGCATATCTGGGAAAGATGGGCGGAGATCCATGGCGACGCTAAGAGATGGAAAGAATTCGGGCGCGTGAAACCGAAAGACTGGACCGATCTTCAGGTCAAGGGAGCGAAAAGAGGGATGGCAATAAGCCATGCCGGCGTCGGTTCTCACGTGACATCGACTATATTGATGGATCCCGATCACCTGTTATAA